A window from Symphalangus syndactylus isolate Jambi chromosome 22, NHGRI_mSymSyn1-v2.1_pri, whole genome shotgun sequence encodes these proteins:
- the LOC129472042 gene encoding proteasome assembly chaperone 4, producing MEGLVAAAGGDVSLHNFSARLWEQLVHFHVMRLTDSLFLWVGATPHLRNLAVAMCSRYDSIPMSTSLLGDTSDTTSTGLAQRLARKTNKQVFVSYNLQNTDSNFALLVENRIKEEMEAFPEKF from the coding sequence ATGGAGGGACTGGTTGCCGCCGCCGGCGGGGACGTCTCCCTGCACAACTTCAGCGCGAGGCTGTGGGAGCAGCTGGTCCACTTCCACGTCATGCGGCTGACAGACTCGCTGTTCCTGTGGGTGGGGGCCACGCCGCACCTGCGCAACCTCGCCGTGGCCATGTGCAGCCGCTACGACTCCATCCCCATGTCTACCTCCCTCCTTGGAGACACTTCCGACACGACCTCTACTGGCCTTGCCCAGCGCCTAGCCAGGAAGACCAACAAACAGGTGTTTGTCAGCTATAACCTTCAAAACACAGACAGTAACTTCGCATTACTTGTAGAAAACAGGATCAAGGAAGAGATGGAGGCTTTCCCCGAAAAGTTCTAG